Part of the Oscillibacter hominis genome is shown below.
ATGGGGATCGGTTTTCGCTGCCCAGACGAAGAGCCAGACCAGGGCGCCCATCAGGACGGTCATCAAAACCGCGATGACCACCGGCGCCACATAGCGGATGCGCTTGGTGTCGTTTTTCTGCTTATCCATAAAGGTGGTTCCCTCCCGTTCCATCTCCTCCAGCCGGACCAGCAGCGCTCCGGCATCCAGGCTGCTCAGGGGCTGATCCTGCTCCTGCAAGGAAGCGCACAGCTCCGTGGCCTGCTCCAGGTTTTTGATCTCACGCTCCAGCGTCACCAGGTGACGCCGCATGCCGTCGCTTATCGTGTGGGCACCGCTCTGCATCTTCCGAATTTCCTCCAGAGGAAGGCCCAGCTTCCTAAGCAGCTTGATCCGCTGCAGCGCCTCCACATCCTCCTCCTGATAGTCCCGGTACCCGTTTTCACTGTTGCGCCGGGGATTGAGCAGGCCCTCCTGCTCATAAAATCGGATGTTCTTTTTCGTGATGCCCACCAGGGCCTCCACTTCGTTGATTTTCAGCAATCTTCACCTCCTTGGCTGACCTAACTATATACCTTCCAGCCGGGGGAAGGTCAAGAGAAATTTTCAAATTTGAGAAAAAGCCGTTACCAGGCGGGAAATGCCGGGCTCTGGTTCTCCAAAGCACAGCGGGAGGGGAGCAAAAGGCAAACGCGGGTGGAAAAAGGGCGCAAGGTTTGATATAATCATAGGCAGCATCAAAAGGTTCCAGCAGCTGGAGCCGGGAAGGAGAGTCATGTTCAAACGGATTTATGTGGAGATCACCAACCGCTGCAACCTCCGGTGCGCATTTTGCCCCGGCACGGCGCGGCCCCTTCGGGACATGCAGGAGGGGGAGTTTTCCACGGTGCTCTCCCGCCTGAGGGGAAAGACACGCTACCTCTATTTTCACGTGATGGGCGAGCCGCTGCTCCATCCCCGGCTGGGACGGTTCCTTGCGCTGGCGGGCCAGGAGGGCTTTCGGGTCTGTCTGACCACCAACGGGACGCTGCTCTCCCGCCGGGAGGAGGAGTTGCTGGCCGCGCCGGCGCTCCACAAAGTGTCCGTCTCCCTCCACAGCTTTGAGGGTAACGGCGGCGCGGACATGGCACCCTACCTCAAGCAGTGCTGGGCGTTTTGCCGCCGGGCGTCGGAGCGGGGCGTCCTCTGTGTGCTGCGGCTTTGGAACGAGGGGGGAGAGGACCTTCGCAACGACGAGATTCTCCACTTTCTGGAGACGGAGGCAGGCCCCCGGGAGGGCTGGGCCAGGCCGCGTCCCAACACCTGGCAGTTGGGGGAGCGGCTCTATCTGGAGAGGGACGGAAAGTTCGACTGGCCGGACCTGGCGGCAGAGGAGAAGGACACGGAGTTCTGCTACGCCCTGCGCCACCAGGCGGCGGTCCTGTGCGACGGCACGGTGGTGCCCTGCTGCCTGGACCACGAGGGGGACCTGGCGCTGGGGAACCTGCTGCACCAGGAGCTGGATGAAATTTTGAACTCCCCCAGGGCCCGGGCCATCTATGACGGCTTTTCCCATCGCCGCCCGGCGGAGGAGCTGTGCCGCCGCTGCGGCTACGCCAAGCGATTTTGAGAGGGTTTATGGATCAGTCTAAACTAAAACAACTCACCGCCCCGCTCCTGAGCTGGTATGAGCAAAACGCCCGGAAGCTTCCCTGGCGGGAGACGCCGGCCAATGCCTACCATGTGTGGATTTCGGAGATCATGCTCCAACAGACCCGGGTGGCGGCGGTACGGGAGTATTATGCCCGCTTCCTCAGGGAATTTCCCACCCTGGCGGACCTGGCCCGGGGGGAGGAGCGGCTGATGAAGTGCTGGGAGGGCCTGGGCTACTACAGCCGTGCAAGGAATCTGCAAAAAGCGGCACGCCAGGCCATGGAGCGCTTTGGCGGAGAGCTGCCCCGGACCTATGAGGACCTGACGAGCCTGCCCGGCATCGGGGACTACACCGCCGGGGCCATCTTGTCCATCGCCTGGGGCCAGCGCGTTCCGGCGGTGGACGGCAATGTGCTGCGCCTGGCGGCGCGGATCATGGACTGCGATGAGGACATCTCCGATATCAAGGTCCGCAGGCGCTTCCGATCCTGGGTGGAGGAGGCGCTTCCGCCGGCCGAGCGCTGCGGGGACTACAACCAGGCCATGATGGACCTGGGGGCCACGGTGTGCCTGCCCAACGGGGAGCCCATGTGCCTGCTGTGTCCGGGCCGGGACTTCTGCGCTGCCCGGGAGGCGGGCCGCCAGTCGTCGCTTCCCGTAAAGGCCCCGAAAAAAGGAAGACGTCTGGAGGAGCGCACCGTATTTGTCCTCCTCTCCAGCCAGGGCGCCGCGCTGCGCCGGAGGCCGGAGACCGGCCTTCTGGCCGGCCTCTGGGAATTCCCCAACGTGGAGGGGGCGCTCCGTGAAGAGGAGGCGGCCCGCGTTTTGAAGTGCTGGGGCATTGAGCCGCTCCGGTGGGAAAAACGAATCGCCGCGAAGCACATTTTCACCCATGTGGAGTGGCATATGACCGGCTATGTGCTGCTCTGCCAGCCCTCTGGCCCTGCGGACTTTTGCTGGTCGGACGGACGGGACTTTGCCGATAAGACGGTGCCCACGGCCTTTGCCCGGTTTCGGGAGGAGGCGCTGGAGCACCTGGAGAGACAGGAGGGGAGCGAGTGAGCATGACAGCTAAAGAGCGGGAACCTTGGGACGAGCCCCAAAAAAGTCCGGCCAAAGAGGTAAAAACGCCCCAGTGCTGCCCCTGGTGCGGCGGCGAAATGAGGCTGGGACATCTCTTAGCCAAGGGCGGCGGCGCCGTCTGGTGGGTGCAGGGGGAGATCGAGTGGAAGAGCAAGCTGATTGGGCCGGATCCCAACCAATCGCTGAGAGTGGATGATGAGGGACTGCTTTTTACGTACAAGACCGCCTGGTACTGCCCCCAGTGCGAAAAGATGGCCATTGACGCGGCCGGGATGTGCCCGCCCTACGGGTCCGGAGAGTATACACGGAAAGAGGATTGAGCATGGCGCAGCTTTACTTCAAATATGGGGCCATGGGGTCCAGCAAGACCGCCAACGCCCTGATGGTTCACTATAATTATGCTGAGCGGGGCCAGAAGGCCCTGCTGGTGAAGCCCCGGCTGGACAGCCGGGATGGGGACCATATGGTGGTCTCCCGCATCGGCCTCAGCCATCCCTGCATCTACTTTGACGAGCTGGAGGCCATGGGGGAGGCGGAGCTGAAGGAGTTTGCCTGCGTCATCGTGGACGAGGCTCAGTTCCTCAGCCGGGAGGAGGTCCGCCACCTGGTGCACCTTGTGGACGACCTGGACATCCCGGTGATCTGCTACGGGCTGCGCTCGGACTTCAAGGGGAATCTTTTCACCGGCAGTTATGAGCTGCTGGTGATGGCGGACAAGATCGAAGAGGTAAAGACCGTCTGCTGGTGCGGCCGGAAGGCCACCTTCAACGCCCGCTTTGACGCGGAGGGCCATGTGCTCAAGGAGGGGGAGCAGGTGGTTTTGGGCGCGGGGGAGAAGTACACCAGTCTCTGCCGGCGGCACTGGAGAGAGGGCAACTTAGGCCCGGGATTTCAGGTGAAGAGATGATCTGTAACATTTGCCCGCGCCGCTGTGCCGCGGAGCGGACGGAGCGCTCCGGGGCGGGGGCCTGCGCCATGCCCGCGGGTCTGCGGATCGCCCGGGCGGGGCTCCATTTCTGGGAGGAGCCCTGCATCAGCGGAGAGCGGGGCTCAGGTGCCATCTTCTTCTCCGGGTGCAACCTGCGCTGCTGTTTTTGCCAGAACGGGACCATCAGCGCCGGCGGATTCGGCAAGGCTGTTTCCACGAACCGGCTGTGCCGGATCATGGAGGAGCTGGTGTCCCAGGGAGCCCACAACATCAACCTGGTGACGCCCACCCATTTCACGCCCTGGATTTTAGAGGCGCTGAACGAGCCTCTGGGCGTGCCCGTGGTGTGGAACTGCGGCGGCTATGAAACGGTGGAGACGCTGCGCACGCTGGAGGGGAAGGTGCAGATTTACCTGCCGGATTTCAAATACGCCATGAAGGAGCCGGCGCTGCGCTACTCCCGGGCGGCAGACTATTTTGACTACGCCTCCGCCGCCATATTGGAGATGTTCCGCCAGACCGGCCCCTATCAGATGGAAGATGGGCTGCTGCGCCGGGGCGTGGTCATCCGCCACCTGGTGCTGCCGGGCCAGATGGAGAACACCCGCCGTTGCATCGATTGGGTGGCGGAGCAGTTCCGCCCCGGAGACGTGCTTTTCTCCCTCATGGCGCAGTATACGCCCCAGCCGGACGGCCCCCGGGAGCTTGACCGCCATGTGACGGGGGCGGAATACCGCGCCGCGGTGGAATACATGGAAAACTGCGGCATTGTGGACGGCTTTACCCAGGAACGCACCTCAGCCAGGGAGGAATACACCCCGCCCTTTGACCTGACCGGCGTATGACGGGGAAAACAGGCCCGGGCCGGTTTGGACACGATGACGTATTTCTGCGCTGGATGGCAGATACCAAGAGACAAAATAAAGAAGAAGGCCCCGCGGCTTTATCGCAGGGCCTTCTTCTTTATTTTTCCCGGGCACATGCCGCCCGAAGATAGCCGTCCCAGGCGAAGAGCGCGTCCTTTTCCTCATCTCCGTAAATCTTGTCGATGCTGCAGATGTGGAGGAAGTGATTGCCGACCTCTACTGTCTGAGAAAGGGAGACCACAAGGGCCAGCCTGGTATCTGCTGGAATCTGGATGCTGGTGCCGGGGAGGGAGGCCAGAGGAATCTGAAAGCTTTGAACCTTGTCCGTGTCTTTTCCACTGACGGAGCCGCAGTGGATGGCCGCGTCCCGGAGGCTGCTGCCGGGGACGGCAAGGACCGCCTTTCCGGTCTCCCGGGTCCTCTTCCCGGTGTAGGAGCCCTTGCCCATGGCAAAGCCCAGCATGGGCGGGTTGGAGGAGAGATAGCTCACATAGGACACCGGGGCCAGGTTCACGGAGCCGTCCGGCTTCTCTGTGCAGACCAGGACCAGGGGGTTGGGGGAGGTGAACTCAGCCGCCTTGCGAAACTCCAGTTCTTTCATGGTGATCATCCTTTCCGGTTGTGAAGGCCGTCCGGCCCTGCTTGCCTTTTGCTGATATGTTTATTATACTAAGGCCATATAAACATGCAAGTACGCAGATTATTCTTACATAGTATGGTGCGGCATACCATACGGGCCGCCGGGAAGGGGAACATATGGATAAGGACATGAGCTATGAGGAGTATGTGGAGCAGGTGCGCCAGGGGATTCTCACAAGCTCCGGGAACTGCCCGGTGACGCCGCTTCTGGTGATGCTGCAGGGCAAGTGGAAGTTTCAGATCATCTACGAGCTGTGCATCAAGGGCCAGATTCGCTTCGGAGAACTCAAGAAAAGCCTTGCGGGGATCACAAACACCATGCTGACCAGCTCTTTGCGGGAGTTGGAGCGGGACGGCTTGGTCTCCCGGGTCCAGTTCAACGAGATCCCTCCCCATGTGGAGTACTCACTGACCGAGCGGGGGAAGGCGCTGCTACCCGTCTTTTATGCCATGACCAAATGGGGGTTTGAGTACATTCCGTAATAGCTGCCTCCCACATGCCGATATGATACAAGACTCCGTTGTCGGATGGTGGTATCATCAGACGGGAAACGGCCCTTGATATCCCAAGGGTCCACATTATATTGGGAGGTCTGTCCGCCATGAAACAGGCAAAAGTAATCTGTCCGATCTGCGCCTACCGAGAGAAAGCGCCTGACGAAACGCTTACACACTGTCCCCGGTGCAATACCGATCTCACCGGGAGCGACCCGGAACAGAAGGTGCGTGAGGCGCCGGGCACCTATACCGCAGGCAAGATGGGCACCAACGCCTCCATCTATCTCACTGACCGCCGGCTTCTGGTGGTGCCTGAAAAATTAGAGGGATTCAACCTGACCTCGGTGCTGACGGCGGCCGTTGTCAACAAGATGACCAGCAAATACGGCGTGGTCTCCGTTCCGCTGGAGCAGATACGGTCCGTGGAGGAGGGCAAGATGGGCCTGCTGCAAAAGATCCTCATCGTCGTTACCGCTGACGGTGAAAAGATCGTCCTCACCCTGCCCAAGCTGAAGGAGTGGAAAGAAGCCATTGTAAACGCCGCTCCGAACCTGAACTGAATAGGAAAAAGGGGCGGCGCCGGAAGGCACCGCCCCTTTTTATTTCTTTCCCCGGCATATTCTGAAGTTGAGACCGCCCTTTTTTGTTCCACAGCGGCTCAAACTGAAGGCATGGCCGTCCCATATGCGATAGGCAGTTATTTGGAGGACAGCCTGCGCAGCTCCTCCAGCGCCTCCTCCAGACCCTTGGACCTGGCCGAGGGGTTGCCCCGCAGGATGCGGGCGGCCCGGGCGTAGGCCTTGTCGGACGTGGAGCGGATCCGCTCCCGCTGGCGCTGGAGCTTCTCCAGGGCCTCGGCGATCTCGGCGCGTTTTTCCTCCAGGTACTCGGCGGATAGGTCGGTGGCGGAGTCCAGCTTCTCCCTGTACTGCTCCAGCCCATCGGCAAGGGTTTGGACCACACTGAGCTTCCAGGCACGGCGGCGCTGGACGTTCTCCTGCATCTGGGCGCGGAGGCTGGCCCGGCGGAGGGCCTTTTCCATGGCGCGCTCCTGGCGCAGCCCCTCCAGGCGGTAGCGGCCTTCGTCCAGCTTGTCGCGGAAGCGCTGTAAATCCTCCTCCGCGAAGGCGGAGTACACCTCAAGCCGCTTCTGGATGCGCTGGAGGTCTTCGTTGCTCTGGGCAAGGTTTTCCAGCATCTCCCGCAGGTTCATGGCTGCGTTGAAGGACTGCACGGCGTCCACGGTGGTGGCCACGGCCAGCAAAAAGGCAGCGACCTGGGCAATTCCCTCCGGAATCCTCAAAATCAGGCGCTGAATGGGCGGATGGACGATTTGTACCAAAAAGATGGAGAAGGCGCCCCAGCCCAGGGAGCAGAACAGGCAGATGTGGCCGTTGAGGTTCAGGGGCTTGTCGCTGTAGTCCCAGTACCGCACGCGGAAAAGCCGCTCCATGGCGGCGCCCGTAAAATACTCCAAAATGGTGGCGGCGACCATGCCCAGTAAAAAGACCAGGAAGAGGTTGTCCTGGACCGAGAGGGTGGCCAGCAGGATGATCAGCGCCCCGGAGCCGTAGATCGGCAGCAGCGGGCCGTGGAGAAACCCCCGGTTGACCCATGTCTTCTTCTGCACGGAAACGAGGCAGGACTCCCAGATCCAGCCGCAGAAACAGTAAAAGAAAAAGAACAGAATCCACTGGGACAGGGTGTAGTGGGACATGAAACCTCTCCTTTGATGATCGGATTGTATCAGTGTAGCACAAATACGGGCGTGATTCAACCAAAGAAGCGGCGTATCACTGCGCTTCCTCCGGAACAGGCTTCACGAGAACCTCCAGCACCCGGCGGTGGTCCACCTGGGTGACGGTGACGTCCAGGCCCTCCCACTGGAAGCGGTCGCCGGA
Proteins encoded:
- a CDS encoding radical SAM/SPASM domain-containing protein, with the protein product MFKRIYVEITNRCNLRCAFCPGTARPLRDMQEGEFSTVLSRLRGKTRYLYFHVMGEPLLHPRLGRFLALAGQEGFRVCLTTNGTLLSRREEELLAAPALHKVSVSLHSFEGNGGADMAPYLKQCWAFCRRASERGVLCVLRLWNEGGEDLRNDEILHFLETEAGPREGWARPRPNTWQLGERLYLERDGKFDWPDLAAEEKDTEFCYALRHQAAVLCDGTVVPCCLDHEGDLALGNLLHQELDEILNSPRARAIYDGFSHRRPAEELCRRCGYAKRF
- a CDS encoding thymidine kinase, encoding MAQLYFKYGAMGSSKTANALMVHYNYAERGQKALLVKPRLDSRDGDHMVVSRIGLSHPCIYFDELEAMGEAELKEFACVIVDEAQFLSREEVRHLVHLVDDLDIPVICYGLRSDFKGNLFTGSYELLVMADKIEEVKTVCWCGRKATFNARFDAEGHVLKEGEQVVLGAGEKYTSLCRRHWREGNLGPGFQVKR
- a CDS encoding PF20097 family protein → MTAKEREPWDEPQKSPAKEVKTPQCCPWCGGEMRLGHLLAKGGGAVWWVQGEIEWKSKLIGPDPNQSLRVDDEGLLFTYKTAWYCPQCEKMAIDAAGMCPPYGSGEYTRKED
- the mutY gene encoding A/G-specific adenine glycosylase, encoding MDQSKLKQLTAPLLSWYEQNARKLPWRETPANAYHVWISEIMLQQTRVAAVREYYARFLREFPTLADLARGEERLMKCWEGLGYYSRARNLQKAARQAMERFGGELPRTYEDLTSLPGIGDYTAGAILSIAWGQRVPAVDGNVLRLAARIMDCDEDISDIKVRRRFRSWVEEALPPAERCGDYNQAMMDLGATVCLPNGEPMCLLCPGRDFCAAREAGRQSSLPVKAPKKGRRLEERTVFVLLSSQGAALRRRPETGLLAGLWEFPNVEGALREEEAARVLKCWGIEPLRWEKRIAAKHIFTHVEWHMTGYVLLCQPSGPADFCWSDGRDFADKTVPTAFARFREEALEHLERQEGSE
- a CDS encoding transcription factor gives rise to the protein MKQAKVICPICAYREKAPDETLTHCPRCNTDLTGSDPEQKVREAPGTYTAGKMGTNASIYLTDRRLLVVPEKLEGFNLTSVLTAAVVNKMTSKYGVVSVPLEQIRSVEEGKMGLLQKILIVVTADGEKIVLTLPKLKEWKEAIVNAAPNLN
- a CDS encoding radical SAM protein is translated as MICNICPRRCAAERTERSGAGACAMPAGLRIARAGLHFWEEPCISGERGSGAIFFSGCNLRCCFCQNGTISAGGFGKAVSTNRLCRIMEELVSQGAHNINLVTPTHFTPWILEALNEPLGVPVVWNCGGYETVETLRTLEGKVQIYLPDFKYAMKEPALRYSRAADYFDYASAAILEMFRQTGPYQMEDGLLRRGVVIRHLVLPGQMENTRRCIDWVAEQFRPGDVLFSLMAQYTPQPDGPRELDRHVTGAEYRAAVEYMENCGIVDGFTQERTSAREEYTPPFDLTGV
- a CDS encoding MerR family transcriptional regulator, which produces MLKINEVEALVGITKKNIRFYEQEGLLNPRRNSENGYRDYQEEDVEALQRIKLLRKLGLPLEEIRKMQSGAHTISDGMRRHLVTLEREIKNLEQATELCASLQEQDQPLSSLDAGALLVRLEEMEREGTTFMDKQKNDTKRIRYVAPVVIAVLMTVLMGALVWLFVWAAKTDPHGAPPMPLLALLIAIPVVVILGVVLAMILRIREIGKGEEDDARNY
- a CDS encoding flavin reductase family protein, with protein sequence MKELEFRKAAEFTSPNPLVLVCTEKPDGSVNLAPVSYVSYLSSNPPMLGFAMGKGSYTGKRTRETGKAVLAVPGSSLRDAAIHCGSVSGKDTDKVQSFQIPLASLPGTSIQIPADTRLALVVSLSQTVEVGNHFLHICSIDKIYGDEEKDALFAWDGYLRAACAREK
- a CDS encoding winged helix-turn-helix transcriptional regulator, with the protein product MDKDMSYEEYVEQVRQGILTSSGNCPVTPLLVMLQGKWKFQIIYELCIKGQIRFGELKKSLAGITNTMLTSSLRELERDGLVSRVQFNEIPPHVEYSLTERGKALLPVFYAMTKWGFEYIP
- a CDS encoding putative ABC transporter permease — protein: MSHYTLSQWILFFFFYCFCGWIWESCLVSVQKKTWVNRGFLHGPLLPIYGSGALIILLATLSVQDNLFLVFLLGMVAATILEYFTGAAMERLFRVRYWDYSDKPLNLNGHICLFCSLGWGAFSIFLVQIVHPPIQRLILRIPEGIAQVAAFLLAVATTVDAVQSFNAAMNLREMLENLAQSNEDLQRIQKRLEVYSAFAEEDLQRFRDKLDEGRYRLEGLRQERAMEKALRRASLRAQMQENVQRRRAWKLSVVQTLADGLEQYREKLDSATDLSAEYLEEKRAEIAEALEKLQRQRERIRSTSDKAYARAARILRGNPSARSKGLEEALEELRRLSSK